The sequence tcatgaaccaattcgagtgaatcaaatcatctttcctttaattgtgtcttgtgtagttacataagatttccttgcaattgaacaactctcttaactagttcatttgagttaattgaactagttatggtgaagaagaacatggttggtatgaaaccctcatatggttaacctctttggatagactattgttgaaccaacaatgtacacgtttgggtacggttaacaaacctagaggcgcacagtcatttgtgtatgacaagctaagttttcgatctaacggttgagatatattagcttgaatctaaatcaggttttcatctaacggtgaatattgattgctttgtaactaaggaaaaaccctgatttgaaaggctatataaatgagacatctagtattgtgaaaaactaatccctacaccttactgtgatattagtttgcgtgctagagttgtttctcctttaacttttggttttcttcttctaaaaccaggttaacgacttaaagacttcattgggattatgaagccagaccgatactacttttatcgtagttgtgtgatctgatcttgcatcttctatcgtaatagtacaatcatattgattggcttgagatcgtgagagttctccgataggaaagatataaaaagtaatcacaaacaccttcgtctcatcgtttgtgattccacgacatcttgtttcgctaccatacgattaagattgttgtgaggtgattgattaatctaggttgttcttcgggaatataagaccggattatcaattggttcctgttcaccttgattattatcaaaagacggaacaaaaacttttaggatttttctgtgggagacagattgatcctttgatagacttgtctgtatgagatagatttgtttattgttaaagcctgcgattttgggtcgtaacaactcttagttgtgggtgagatcagctaagggaatcaagagcgcagtatcctgctgggatcagaggcgtagggagtacaactgtaccttggatcagtgggagactgattagggttcaactatagtccagtctgaagttagcttggagtaggctagtgtctgtagcggcttaatacagtgtgtatttaatatggactaggtcctggggtttttatgcatttgcggtttcctcgttaacaaaattctggtatctgtgttatttctatttccgcattatatttgtttatataattgaaataatacaggttgtgtgtttgaatcaatcgattggaaatccgacctctggttgttgattgatattgattgatccttggacattggtctttggtaacgtccaagttattccttgtgtttgattatagactcggtgatttctattagcttgagtgaatcaaaacaagagagagatattaactccttgagatacttttatctagattgagtctgactgtctagttgattctctagtaagtgtttcatagttagtccatacaaattgctaatcgaaatattgggtggtgttgttagacccccactttttctggTGAAGTAATCAAATGAAATAAAGATAATCAAGCAGGATTAAAGAAAATTATGTAAGTAAACAGGCAGGGATAATAAGTTGTGAATATTAAGAATGAAAGAAGGAGAAGCAAGAGGTAATAGATAATCATATAATCAAAGGTAGCTTGAACAGGTAATAGATAAGCGTGCAATCAAAGGTGAAAAAACAGGTAGCTTGAACTTAGTAATTAGTTGAAAAATGAACCTAGGAGCCTAAAATTTTATCTATTCAAGAACTTAGGATCAGCATGGCCATGGAACCAACCATCTGACTCCACAGACCCAGGGGATTCAAGATTATGGTCATAGATAGCATCGAGTTCACCATTGTGAAGAATATGGCAATATTCTATCATGTGGACCAAAATCTCTTTGATATTGGAAAGTTGAAGGAAATCATCTCCCAGATTCTTTCCCAATTGAAAAACTTGGACCCATGTATAAACCGTATTAGTTTACtagttttattttgtatttgcaaATATTTTTTAATTCGAAATAACGAAGTTTTTTATTTCAGAACATAAAAATAACAAAACgtgtttgattatgattattcGCATCCCCTAGGAAATTATGTAAAACTTTATGATCTTGGGTGCTTCATTCACGGTTATTTAGCTTATCACCACATTTTCTCTTCGCATGTCTTTTGGAGAAAGATTTTAGGTAAAAGTCAAAATTATCCAACGTTGATGTTTATTTAGGAAATTAATATTCTCGgattggagatttttttttttcttattttaaagcaTGCATTTATTAAAAAACTAGATTACAATTACACGTGGACATGTAGTATCGATATAGTCATGGAAAATAATTTGATTAAGAAAACTTGGGATTGTGCGGTCCCAAATTTTTATAGGTAGATTTCCTGTTTGACTTTCATCTGCCACGTGATTGGCAAGCCACTACCGCCTTCTAATTTCCTTCCATGTAGTTGTGTTGGATAGGAGATTACAGTATCCATTGCATTCTCCTCTTTATTTTATCGATCATACCTGCGATGTACCAAGACGGTGTAGTAGCAGAGGTAACGAACCAAAGTAGATTTTCTGAATTCGTTTCAAACGGAACTTTTGCCACTTTAATTCCGTTCCGGTTTTAGATGTCAACAACCGGACCTAAATTTTAGCTGTTAAAATAGTCGTGATTCCTAATAGTTGTGCCTGGAGTCCAAGGTGCTATCTTGGAAACGTATTTGTTCCCCGCAACTCTTTCCTGCAATTAGTTTGGTTCCAAGAGAGAAGTCAGGGTGACACCTTCATGGTCTGATCTGTTACGTGATTCCACACCCGTTTTTGAATTCTAAAATCGAAATAATTCTCTTTGTTCCATGTCAAGTTAAACTTTTGTCTACTTTCTCGTTCTTTTCTCCTCCGGAACTAAGTTGACAAAGTATTGGACTATCAGTTGTGTTGTCTATTATCTCATGTCTCCATTTGTTTTGGTATTGAGAACCTAGTTAGTAGGTGTCCAGATTAAATGATCTTGACTATACAACTCTCTTTGCATGTCCATTTAGCTAAACCCCAATTTTACTACACGTCATTTCACCATATGTTTGTTTAAACTAATTCCAAACACGTACAAGTTGTTGCCGCCTTAGGTGCCGTCCTGTAGTAGTCTTGGCCTTGCATTTCGGGAAAGCATCAAATTCACTGAGAAACTGACAAAACCACAGCTTTGGCATTTGGTACCAGTAATAagaaaacctaaaatcaaggggGCTAGTATCAAATACCATGCAGAGGGGATACCCCTTATCGCCTAATTATGGTGTAAGTATCACAAATCCCAGGAATCTTGACGCACAAAATATTTTCCATTATAATCATAGTAGAGATTCTTAAGGTTTACTAGTGTTTGTTTCTCACTGTGATGGATACAGTATCTTCCGATTGGCTGGGACCATTTACCAATCAGATCTCCATATTCGTGTCCCAATAAACAATTCCTTCACACACTCATAAGGATCCGCAAACCTATGCTCTACATAAATTTCATCGCTAGACAGATAATTGTAAGCTGCAAATCCAATAGTTTCGATAGTCAACCCATAAAACCAGATTACTCTTTTTCTCTATAAAAAAAGCATACCCGTTTCTcagaatcaagaaaacaaaacacCCAATCAAGAAATCATGGGAGAAGAGTATGCTAGAGATGCAGAAACAGGGGAAACCCAATTTCGACAAAAGACTCGTTTTAGATACAATTCCCCATTGGTACAAGTTTGTATGATTGGTTTAGTTTGTTTTTGTTGTCCTGGTATGTTCAATGCATTATCAGGAATGGGAGGTGGTGGTCAAGTTGATCATACAGCAGTAAATAATGCAAATACAGCCTTGTATACAACCTTTGCAGTTTTTGGTATTCTTGGTGGTGGAATTTACAATATTCTTGGACCAAGATACACTCTTTTTGCTGGTTGTTCTACTTATGTTTTATACGCAGGTGCATTTCTTTACTATAATCATTACAAGCACCAAGCTTTTGCTATTGTTGCTGGTGCTATTTTGGGTTTTGGTGCTGGCCTTCTTTGGGCTGGTCAAGGTGCTATTATGACTTCATATCCTCCTCAAGATAGGAAAGGCACTTATATTGCAATCTTTTGGAGTATTTTCAACATGGGTGGTGTTATTGGTGAGTTATCTGTATCTTTCTTTTTCATTAGCAGTGTCTGATTTTCATTCTTTAGATAATTCGTTGGAAACTTATTAGTGTCAGTTTCAACTGTTGACGATGAAGACCCTGAAACCCTCCCAGTtgatatctaattgtggtttttGTGTTTTGTTATCTTGCATAGGTGGGTTAATTCCATTTGTGATGAATTACAACAGGACGGAGGCTGTTTCAGTTAATGATGGAACTTATATTGATTTCATGTTCTTTATGGCAATTGGTACTGTTCTCACCTTGGGAATTTTACCACCTAGTCGTGTTGTTCGTGACGATGGTAGTCGTTGTACTAACATCAAGTATTCCAAAGTTACGACTGAACTGATTGAGATTTTGAAATTGTTCttgaattggaaaatgctccTTCTGGTTCCAGCTTCCTTGGCTAGTAACTTCTTTTACAGTTATCAGTTCAACAATGTAAATGGTCTTTTGTTTAATTTGAGAACTAGTGGGTTGAATAACATGTTCTACTGGGGAGCACAAATGTTGGGATCAGTTGGAATCGGCTACATATTTGATTATAGTTTCGAGAGCCGAAGGAAGAGGGGTTTCATCGGAATTGGTGTTGTTGCTTTGCTTAGTACGGGCATTTGGGCAGGAGGACTTGCCAACCAATTGACATACTCAGCTGAAGATTTACCAGAAAAGTTAGATTTCAAGATTTCGGGAAGTAGGTTCGCAGGACCTTTTGTGTTGTATTTCAGTTACGGATTGCTGGATGCAATGTTTCAGTCGACGGTTTATTGGGTAATTGGTGCTTTGGCAGACGATTCTGAAACCCTTAGTAGGTAATTTCCTTTCATTCTCTACTCGCTGTATATTAcaataaaagaaaattttgagaACGCTTTAACTTTTTAAGTATTGAACTGTTAGAAAGGAAGTGGTGATATGTGGGTATTCGGAGGAGTTCCCTGACATTTTGCAACACTCCACCAGTCCACCTCAGTGTTTGAGAGGTTAAGGATCTGTGATCCTACAAAGAATTTTCACACACTCTCACAATACTCAGTGCAATCTCCCAATACTCCTAAGCCGTCCCCATACCATCAGACTCACAGATTTATCAAGTTGATATCATGTTTAAGGTTAAGCTTGGCTTGTTCGAACTGTTGGCTAGGGAAATTAGAAAGTCTTTTTAGTTTTGCTGGTCATGATCTGTCTGTTGTAACTATCTACAAGTGCTAACTAGTTTTTATCCTTATTGTAGGTATGCTGGGTTCTATAAAGGAATTCAGAGTGCTGGAGGTGCAGCTGCATGGCAAATTGATGCACACAAAGTCTCCTTGATAGGACAGTTGATTATAAATTGGTCTCTCACCACCATAAGTTATCCATTGTTGGTGCTACTAGTTATGTTGGCTGTGAAGGACAAAAACGAAGTTGAGGATGGAGCAACAAAAGGTTCTGCTGTGACGTCTTCATCCCTTTCTAACGGAAATGAGGGCAATGGAAAATGAGAAAACTAAAGCATGTAAAAACTTCGACGTTAAGTTTCATTTGTTTGAGCTTGCATATACGCAGTGAATATAAAATGTTTGTAGTGCTGCTGTTCGCTGTAACCATCAAATGAAAGAAAAGAATGGATGATTGTTAGTTGTTTCTAGGAATTTAGCGTTCAAGTATCTAGTTGTCGAAAAGCTGATTCAAGCTCTTGGAGTgtaagaagaatttttttctccatTTGTCTGTAGATATACTGATGTTGCTTGAGCTTGCTGTCAAACAGTCCAACTATAAGGCAACCCGAgaactttttctctctttttagcCCTGGTCATCACTTTTGTATAATGCAAATAACTGGATAAGACTATATTCTCCCCTGAAGATTTTCAGAATTATACTGTATATGTTAGCACTGACTGGCTTTCTGATTTTTAACGACGTTCCTTGTTGATTTGTATATGTATTCAATAGAAACTTTCATAGGGTAGGTACACCATTTATGTttagaagagaagagaaggaaattaagatTCAAGTAAATTCTTGAATCCCAATTCATGAACTAAATCCTGAAGCCTTACCAGTGAGCTAATCAAACTTACTTGCTACTACCCCAAATTTTTAAGCTCCGAGCTTCGCAAAACAATATTTTGACACAACATCAACTTGTGGTTCAATTCTACATGGTCGCATTCGCAAATTTCAGCAGCTCTTCATGGTGTTGATTATGTGTGACCAATTCCCAGGCACCTAAAGAATCAGCATCAGAAATTCCGCTGTACATAATAAACTGGGCTGGGGGTGTTTGAAATGAAAACGGTGGGTGTGATTAGTAAAATTTTCATCTTAAACCTTCACCAAAGTCTCTCATCACTGTCACACTTCGCATTTGCAGAGACAAGAGATTTCAATCTCAACTCATCTGAGAGAGATTGGTAGAGTTGTAGTGAGACAAATGTTTACGCGGTTCAGCAGAGTTAGTAATGGCGGAGGAGGAGAAGGAGGAGTGATTACTCAAATGGTAAGGTATTTTTCAAAAAAGAGAGCAGAAGATGTGAGAAGAATAAACCCTAAAGTACCAATACCAGAGGCAGCTGCTATTTCTCAGAATCTTTATCAAGTTATTAAAGATCACGGCCCCCTCAATATCTCCAGCACTTGGTCCCATGCCCAGGTACTCTCTGTGCTTATTAGGGCTTTTTTAGCTTTTTTAATTATATCTTGTTCACAATTGGATGTGTGCATCTCCATTTTTATTTTGATCAATTATTTAGTCTTTGAATCTGGGATTCATTTGAATTAAACCCAGTAACAAAAGCTCCAAATGATTTTCCCATTACTATGTTTTCTTTGGATGTTCACTGATTTGGCCAGCTTAGGTAATGTGAAATCATCTATGACGTGGTAATTCGTCGTAAACCTGCGATGCTTGGGAAAATGAGTCATCCGGCAATTAGATAAAATGAAGGAAGTTTTGTTTCTCCAGTGTCTAACCTTGTTGAATTGATTTGTTTCATTTAGAATTTTTAGCAGTACCCTAATCCCATGAGTTCTAGTCACAGGGAAAACTTGGTGAGCTCTTTCAAATGGTATTACGTAGTGTCCTCTTATTGTCAGGAGTGTAGTAAGAGGTACATATTGCATTGCATATGCTGCAGTAGTTGGAAGGTACAGTAGTATTAGAGTTTAATACCAAATGGTATTACATTCCTTGAGTATTGCATTTCAAATCTAGACTAAAAAGTCTTTGTTAGATTTCCATGAACTGAAAATGTTTATATATTGAACAATGCTCAAAAGTTTGTTTATTTGTTTGGATTAGAAATCGAGTTGAAGGGTTGGGATGCCTGAACTTTCTCCAATTCTGCATACTGCAGTCCACTTGTCCAAATGCAAATCTTATTGTCCTCCAAGAATCTTTCATTGCCATATAGTCTTTTCTCTATTTGATACACATACGAATTTCTGGCAGTTTTAAATCTTTTTCTGTTGAGGTATATATCTTTTGCATTTTATTTTACTTCTTTAGTTAAGGAATTTGTCAGTGGTTGAATGCTGAAGCTATAAAATGTTCATTGCAGTAGGAGCTCCTGTTCTTCTTGAGATCTCCAAGTTTTTCAGTCATTACTAGACACTATCCTTCCTTTTCTGTCAGTACTGTTACTTTTTACGCTGAGATTATTAATTTTTCCTATAGAAATTTTCGTAGAGAGAAGCAGGTTTAGTTTGCTCTTGTTCATCCAAATAAAATGATTCAGAACATAGTTAGATCACCTTAAGTTTCTTAAAATGGGGAGGGGTTTCCACAGGTTCACTGAGTCATTGCACACTGCTatgaattcttagaaaaactttaaATTGTTAACGTCAGGTATAGTTATACATAAATCTTTTCACTTCAGGTAAACACAAGGACCATTCTTTTCCCTTATACATTATCATGTTCATGTAACAGGATTTGAGCATGTTTTATTCTAACCAAATCGACTTTGTTATTACAGGAAGCTGCTGTAGATGGAATTAACAGTAAAACACACATGAAGCTTTTGCTGAAATGGATGAGAGGAAGGAATATGCTGAAGCTGTTGTGCCACCAGGTTGGTTCCCATAAGAAATTCTACTACACTACTCTACCTGAAGACCCTAACAGTGCTGAAGCAAAGAATATCCTTGCAATGAAGCTGGAGACGGAGAAGAATCCAGCAAAAAGAAAtacgaacaaaaagaaaaagaaaaagcttCGTAAAACCAAGGGGTGAACATTAGAAGCCAAGAATATTATATTCGTGAATGTTCTCTTTTATCATCCAGATTGGTTCAGGTGATGGTATCATTGGCTGAATAACAACCTCATGAGGAATTTTGTTTCATTTGGAGTGATGTTTCTTTGACTTTTGTTggtttggttattttattttgaGAAATACTTAACTTCACTACTAAAACCTGttatagctgcataatgtctGAAAACAGGGCGTGAACACTGTGAAGGCATGCAATCCTTCCTCTAATTAGTGTTGCAGTATTTAAGAAATGTCTGGTTAGTGAAACGCTTAGTTGCTTTAAAACCTGTCCAGGTCGACTTCTCTGAGATTTGAACTTTTTGCCTATATGATCGCTGCTCGTGCACCCGCCTGCCAAGCCTCTTTAATGTTGCCTGTATGATTATAATACATCAGATCCACACCTGCATTTtgttttttaaaaccaaaatctgAGCCACGTTCTCTGTGCTCAAGTGAGCTAACTGCTTTTATTGGTCCAGATAGTCGAGGGTCTACTTTTTGGAAGCATTTGTCACACCTTAATTTCCAGGTCTACTTTTTAAGTACCATCTGATGTGCTGTCCAGCCCCAATCTTTTGATCTTCTTCTCCCAAGGACTGTTTTATGGCCTGGTGTGATTCTGGTTTTGGTTCTTGTCCTTACATTGGCATATCTTGAAATGGAGATGCAATTTTTTCGTAAACGCCTCTTGTTTAGATAACCTGATGGGTGTTGGTTCAGTTTGGGGTTAGGCATAAGATACAGGAAGGAAAATGGCAGCCAAGTTTTGTTTCGGTCTTACAAGTGATGCTACTACAACAGCCCATTTGCAACTTAAAAAGGTCCTTAGGTTTCTTGCTGCAAAGTGTATACTGCAAGCTGTTGATGCACTTCGTTAATGGGGTCGCGAGTTCTGCTAGTCAGGGGTTGTTATTATAGTAAGTGATTGCAATACATCTTATAATTATGTTGTTGATAACCTGGCAGAATATGCTAGTGCTAGATGTAGAAAAATCATAATTGGTCCGACTCTTGGTCTTTAAGGGAACCAAAGCTTCGAACTCTTCGTACAAGTCTTTGCATTTTTGTTTCAGCAAAAAAAGAAAGAGCTATCAAGAGTAAATAAAAAGGAATGAACGACTTTGCTTGTGCTCAACAAAAAGGTGTCTCTGCACTTGGCTTGTGCTCAACCTCAAACATAACCAAAGCACCGTATGGATCATAGGTTTCACAAAAGTAGTTTAACTCGGGCCAATATTAGAAAACACTAATAAGGCAATTAGTGTTCATTACCCTGGTCATGACCATGGTCCTGGTTATCGTCATGGGCAGCTCCATAATCCACCCATGGTAGGATAGACTCCAATAAGATCAACAGCGGATTTCGATTATGAACATCACGGGGAACATGTGCTACAGCCTCACGAATCTCAGCAGGGTCCATGTTCTGAATTGCCTGTGCCATGTGTGGGTCTTCCAGAAAGTTCTGCAGCTCCTCGGGTGGAATATGTGCTACATTCGGCATACCGTGAGCCATACGAGGATCTTGCATCAAGTTCTGCAGCTCCTCAGGTGGCAATTGTGGGACCGAATCCGAGAAATCCGAGACCAATAAATGAGAATACCTATAAAATTAAGCAAGAAGAAGGAGTCTAACTCGAAAGATATGAGCACTTCCCCGTTGTATGTAAAGTATAGAAGGAAAACCTACTCATTATTGTCTGAAGAGAAGGCTTCTTTCCTCACACAGGCCCAGTCTCTCGCATCACTTCCACTGCGATCTAAGCTTGTGATTATTACACTATCAGCAGCATCTCTTAACAATTTCTGCAATTCGGGTAATCTCCACATTATGTAACTCCtttctatatatatattaatCAGGTGCTCGAGAGAAGGTCCACCGGCCTGAGCTGATCCGAAGAATGGGTGCTGTAGTATCTTTGTCCAGGCAGCATCCTTTAAAGGTGCCTTCGCGACTAATTTTTTCAAGACCAAAGGATGAAGCATCAAAGCTTGCTTCATAA comes from Papaver somniferum cultivar HN1 chromosome 7, ASM357369v1, whole genome shotgun sequence and encodes:
- the LOC113297507 gene encoding UNC93-like protein 1; amino-acid sequence: MGEEYARDAETGETQFRQKTRFRYNSPLVQVCMIGLVCFCCPGMFNALSGMGGGGQVDHTAVNNANTALYTTFAVFGILGGGIYNILGPRYTLFAGCSTYVLYAGAFLYYNHYKHQAFAIVAGAILGFGAGLLWAGQGAIMTSYPPQDRKGTYIAIFWSIFNMGGVIGGLIPFVMNYNRTEAVSVNDGTYIDFMFFMAIGTVLTLGILPPSRVVRDDGSRCTNIKYSKVTTELIEILKLFLNWKMLLLVPASLASNFFYSYQFNNVNGLLFNLRTSGLNNMFYWGAQMLGSVGIGYIFDYSFESRRKRGFIGIGVVALLSTGIWAGGLANQLTYSAEDLPEKLDFKISGSRFAGPFVLYFSYGLLDAMFQSTVYWVIGALADDSETLSRYAGFYKGIQSAGGAAAWQIDAHKVSLIGQLIINWSLTTISYPLLVLLVMLAVKDKNEVEDGATKGSAVTSSSLSNGNEGNGK
- the LOC113292713 gene encoding uncharacterized protein LOC113292713 — encoded protein: MFTRFSRVSNGGGGEGGVITQMVRYFSKKRAEDVRRINPKVPIPEAAAISQNLYQVIKDHGPLNISSTWSHAQEAAVDGINSKTHMKLLLKWMRGRNMLKLLCHQVGSHKKFYYTTLPEDPNSAEAKNILAMKLETEKNPAKRNTNKKKKKKLRKTKG